The following proteins are encoded in a genomic region of Desulfosporosinus youngiae DSM 17734:
- a CDS encoding DUF4440 domain-containing protein: MTSSLYEQIYDREDRLLQPEIRRSREEISWLLADDFVEFGSSGGIFNKLQVVEELPHSPAVPVIIEDFQVKVFAPDVVLATYRAVKTNESREEMRNSLRSSIWKFLDGRWQMVFHQGTRTKEQTLPVSG; encoded by the coding sequence ATGACATCATCACTCTACGAACAAATATATGATCGGGAAGACAGACTGTTACAACCTGAGATTCGTCGCTCCAGAGAGGAAATTTCATGGCTTCTAGCTGACGATTTTGTTGAATTTGGGAGTTCCGGGGGCATATTCAATAAGTTACAAGTTGTCGAAGAATTACCACATTCTCCTGCAGTTCCAGTGATTATTGAGGATTTTCAAGTGAAAGTCTTTGCGCCGGATGTAGTACTAGCTACCTATCGGGCAGTTAAGACCAATGAATCCAGAGAAGAAATGAGGAATTCATTGCGCAGTTCAATTTGGAAGTTCCTCGATGGAAGGTGGCAAATGGTCTTTCACCAAGGAACCAGAACAAAGGAGCAGACTTTACCAGTATCCGGATAA
- a CDS encoding ATP-binding cassette domain-containing protein — MSVIESYDLKKTYGKIQAIQDLSFMIPENTITGLIGRNGVGKTTLLKMIAGYLWPTQGELKVFSQNPFDNLEVAGNMIFVDDSMAFPNSFTLADILREMPPFYPNWDAQIARGLFDYFRLNPQQRHSNLSKGSKSTFNAIIGIAARCPLTLMDEPTTGMDSAVRKDFYRALLKDYLEYPRTVILSSHLLGELEDILEDVLLLDQGTKRLHTSILEMKQYALGLRGNAQIISERLLHQLAEKEILCREEFAKGSLYVVVKTERLPEGYEKLRQAGVEIIPVGIDDLCIYLTAGTKGGIDDVYKRD; from the coding sequence ATGAGTGTGATCGAAAGTTATGACCTGAAAAAGACCTATGGTAAAATTCAGGCAATCCAGGATTTGTCCTTCATGATCCCAGAAAATACAATCACGGGTTTAATCGGGAGGAATGGGGTCGGCAAGACTACGCTGTTAAAAATGATAGCTGGGTATTTGTGGCCAACTCAAGGAGAACTGAAGGTCTTTTCCCAGAATCCTTTTGATAATTTAGAGGTCGCCGGGAATATGATTTTTGTGGATGATAGCATGGCTTTTCCGAATTCCTTCACTTTAGCTGACATTTTGAGGGAAATGCCTCCCTTTTATCCAAACTGGGATGCTCAGATTGCCCGGGGGTTATTTGATTATTTTCGCCTCAATCCTCAGCAGCGGCACAGCAATTTATCGAAGGGAAGCAAAAGTACATTTAATGCCATTATCGGAATTGCCGCCCGCTGTCCCCTCACCCTTATGGATGAGCCTACTACAGGTATGGATTCAGCTGTTCGTAAGGATTTTTACCGAGCCCTCCTTAAGGATTACCTCGAATATCCCCGAACCGTGATTTTATCCAGTCACTTGCTGGGAGAGCTTGAAGATATTCTCGAAGATGTTCTGCTCCTGGATCAGGGGACGAAGAGGCTGCATACCTCAATTTTGGAGATGAAGCAGTATGCATTGGGCTTGAGGGGAAATGCTCAAATCATCAGCGAGAGGCTTCTTCACCAACTGGCAGAGAAAGAAATCCTCTGCCGTGAGGAGTTTGCCAAGGGGAGTTTGTACGTGGTGGTCAAGACCGAGCGACTTCCGGAAGGCTATGAGAAACTAAGACAAGCCGGGGTAGAGATAATCCCAGTGGGGATTGATGATCTATGTATTTATCTGACGGCCGGGACAAAGGGAGGGATAGATGATGTCTATAAACGAGACTAG
- a CDS encoding glycosyltransferase family 39 protein, with product MQRMTLWLNSVLKVLFSIIIMGSIYTYITSGMYQQSPIALILLGIWSGLGFLFYKLRSKLNFKVLFTAIFLINLGLRILWFLNIDSLPVSDFGMMFYNGSQFIQGHTDMFKGISYFARFPHMSLTVMYFGLIQYLFADALTMSRVINIGLSLLNIVLLYFIARQLFRDRHKSLGVMLLAGIYPPMIYYNNVFASENLALPLLLLSVLFYLQGVNDQKIIPFLGSGLCLSLAHLFRPLLYVVLVAYVLYALIYYQNHIRVKLKAVLSVVLASLLPFVLISLLLVRMDITQYPLWHGTEPLTVSMLKGTNISSGGGWNQADASVFSQFNGDYEAVNQECQRLIKQRFTETPPGAWLKFYLLKYSSQWSSGDFGGAYWAEAGRTDFKSQTLFAQGIHRENKMVVSMLSQGFLFHQLVWIVLLMLSLRGLFRQERSAGQSLQLLYILFAGFALFYLITESQSRYGYIACWIFPILALTSFRGSDEQKEAGDKLC from the coding sequence ATGCAAAGAATGACCTTATGGCTTAATTCTGTTTTAAAAGTACTTTTTAGCATTATTATTATGGGTTCGATCTATACCTACATAACCTCAGGTATGTATCAGCAATCCCCCATAGCCCTTATCTTGCTTGGGATTTGGAGCGGATTGGGATTTTTGTTTTATAAGCTCAGGTCCAAACTCAATTTTAAAGTGCTTTTCACCGCCATCTTCCTCATAAACCTGGGTCTTCGAATTTTATGGTTTTTAAATATCGACAGTCTGCCGGTCTCTGATTTCGGCATGATGTTTTATAACGGCAGTCAGTTTATCCAAGGCCATACGGACATGTTTAAGGGGATCAGTTATTTTGCCCGCTTTCCCCACATGTCACTGACGGTAATGTACTTCGGCCTGATCCAATACCTGTTTGCGGATGCTCTCACAATGAGCCGTGTGATCAATATCGGCCTTTCACTGCTCAATATTGTTTTACTTTATTTTATCGCCCGGCAATTATTCCGCGACAGGCATAAAAGTCTGGGGGTCATGCTGCTGGCCGGAATCTACCCGCCCATGATCTACTACAACAATGTTTTTGCCTCAGAAAACCTGGCCCTGCCCTTATTACTGCTGAGTGTTCTTTTTTATCTTCAAGGAGTTAATGACCAAAAAATAATCCCCTTCCTTGGTTCCGGTTTATGTTTGAGCCTTGCCCATTTATTCCGGCCCCTCCTCTATGTCGTTCTCGTGGCTTACGTGCTTTACGCTTTGATCTATTATCAAAATCATATCCGGGTAAAACTTAAGGCTGTGCTCAGTGTTGTCCTAGCCTCCCTTTTACCCTTTGTGCTCATCAGCCTGCTCTTGGTGCGAATGGACATTACCCAGTACCCCTTGTGGCATGGTACGGAACCTTTAACGGTTTCCATGCTTAAAGGGACCAACATTTCCTCCGGCGGCGGCTGGAATCAAGCAGACGCTTCCGTGTTTAGTCAATTCAACGGGGATTATGAGGCTGTTAACCAAGAATGCCAAAGACTTATTAAACAAAGGTTCACAGAAACCCCACCCGGCGCCTGGCTTAAATTTTACCTGCTAAAATACAGCAGCCAGTGGAGCTCCGGCGATTTCGGCGGCGCCTATTGGGCGGAAGCCGGACGTACGGACTTCAAGTCCCAGACCCTATTTGCCCAAGGTATCCACCGGGAAAACAAAATGGTCGTCTCCATGCTTTCCCAGGGCTTTCTTTTCCATCAGCTGGTCTGGATCGTCCTCTTGATGTTGTCCCTGAGGGGATTATTTCGTCAAGAAAGGTCTGCCGGCCAAAGCCTGCAGCTTTTGTATATCCTTTTTGCCGGGTTTGCCCTCTTCTATTTAATTACGGAATCCCAATCACGATACGGTTATATTGCCTGTTGGATCTTTCCGATTTTGGCCCTGACTTCTTTTAGGGGATCAGATGAGCAAAAAGAAGCTGGTGATAAACTATGCTAA
- a CDS encoding GntR family transcriptional regulator has translation MLFNPDSIKPIYVQISEWLEAEILNDNLPEDERIYSQYQLADMFTINPATAARGLNLLADEGIVYKKRGLGMFVSPQAKHYILTKRKSQTLGQMIRELVAEARRLGVGEKELSQMIEQAYYETPKEGERGR, from the coding sequence GTGCTCTTTAACCCCGACAGTATTAAGCCCATCTATGTTCAAATCTCTGAGTGGCTTGAGGCAGAAATTTTAAATGATAACCTCCCCGAAGATGAACGTATCTATTCCCAATATCAGCTAGCAGATATGTTTACCATCAATCCGGCTACAGCGGCTAGAGGTCTGAATCTCTTGGCCGATGAGGGGATTGTCTATAAAAAACGAGGATTAGGAATGTTCGTATCTCCCCAGGCTAAGCACTATATATTGACTAAGCGTAAAAGTCAGACCCTTGGACAGATGATTAGGGAACTTGTGGCTGAGGCTCGGCGCCTCGGGGTAGGAGAAAAGGAATTATCCCAAATGATTGAGCAAGCCTATTATGAAACTCCGAAGGAAGGGGAAAGGGGAAGATGA
- a CDS encoding site-specific integrase, translating to MNVSTQGELIIAKFIDTLTIREDLKPKTLKEYASDLKQFIGWFEAPEHQEEDRQFYF from the coding sequence ATGAATGTATCCACTCAAGGAGAACTGATAATTGCCAAGTTTATCGATACCTTAACTATCCGTGAAGATTTAAAGCCAAAGACGTTAAAAGAGTACGCAAGTGACCTAAAACAGTTTATTGGTTGGTTCGAAGCACCTGAACACCAGGAAGAGGATAGGCAATTTTACTTCTGA
- a CDS encoding sigma-70 family RNA polymerase sigma factor, producing the protein MNFSESELISEIKKGNLNAYGFLIKEYTKPVYYLTYNILNIGNSKEDIEECVADVFLEVWLKVNEFNSERSNFKTWVLILTKFKALTYKRKLLKKNDVVSLDDYQIEEPDIVEKQIIDRETQKKLLETINSFNKKDKELFIRRYIYNEKISDIMQSLGLSRSALDNRLLRGRKVIKEALSYD; encoded by the coding sequence ATGAACTTTTCAGAGAGTGAGCTCATATCTGAAATCAAAAAGGGAAATTTGAACGCTTATGGATTCTTAATCAAAGAGTATACCAAACCAGTTTATTATTTAACCTATAACATTTTAAACATTGGCAACAGTAAAGAAGACATAGAAGAGTGCGTAGCGGATGTCTTTTTGGAAGTCTGGTTAAAAGTTAATGAATTTAATAGCGAGAGAAGCAATTTCAAAACCTGGGTTTTAATCCTCACAAAGTTTAAAGCGCTTACATATAAGCGCAAACTTCTTAAAAAAAATGATGTCGTAAGCCTTGATGATTACCAGATTGAGGAGCCTGATATCGTTGAAAAGCAGATTATTGACAGAGAAACACAGAAAAAACTGCTGGAAACAATTAATAGCTTTAATAAAAAGGACAAGGAACTTTTTATCCGTAGATATATTTACAACGAGAAAATTAGCGATATTATGCAATCTTTGGGGTTGAGCCGTTCGGCGCTGGACAACAGGCTCTTAAGAGGCAGAAAAGTAATCAAGGAGGCTTTATCCTATGACTGA